From the Amycolatopsis thermoflava N1165 genome, one window contains:
- a CDS encoding DUF6923 family protein, with product MRVRRPARALAAAGVLAASLLPVTPAAGAAPATACTVLRVVNTAPGGPSTVELVRMPSGAVESRTALGVQVNALGYARAQDRVYGLTRDGTAVAVGRDGELTRLGPVRTTDRRGLDRATAGAVFGDRWYVLRDDDLYVIDIDPGGDGYLSAVRGVGLWPAPFTSGIDDFDFAGGALYGVTSTFPFSGRVVRIDPVSGWTHPVPGPVLPPATAYGSVVLAGETLYVTANRSAGRSRTFRVARDGSEPVTEVSAGAPLSGSDSAGCLRAPPLPPPPPPPPAPPPPPPPPAVAPLVPAPPPPSVPDPPPRPVTTPRPAPPTVPPPPPSTTKRRPVTTKKPVAQVSTQERTEEKRGWSFTVLVLILGAGIAVRRLSR from the coding sequence GTGAGGGTGCGGCGCCCGGCCCGGGCGCTGGCGGCCGCGGGCGTCCTGGCGGCGTCGCTGCTGCCGGTCACGCCGGCCGCCGGGGCGGCCCCCGCCACCGCCTGCACGGTCCTGCGGGTCGTCAACACGGCTCCGGGCGGACCGTCCACTGTGGAGCTGGTGCGGATGCCGTCCGGGGCGGTGGAGAGCCGGACCGCGCTCGGCGTGCAGGTCAACGCCCTCGGCTACGCGCGCGCCCAGGACCGGGTGTACGGCCTGACCCGCGACGGCACGGCGGTGGCCGTGGGCCGGGACGGCGAGCTGACCCGGCTCGGCCCGGTGCGGACGACGGACCGCCGCGGGCTGGACCGGGCCACCGCGGGCGCGGTGTTCGGCGACCGCTGGTACGTCCTGCGGGACGACGACCTGTACGTGATCGACATCGACCCGGGCGGTGACGGGTACCTCTCGGCGGTGCGCGGTGTCGGCCTGTGGCCTGCGCCGTTCACGTCCGGCATCGACGACTTCGACTTCGCCGGGGGCGCGCTCTACGGGGTGACGAGCACGTTCCCGTTCAGCGGGCGGGTCGTGCGGATCGACCCGGTGTCGGGGTGGACGCACCCGGTTCCCGGGCCGGTGCTGCCGCCGGCGACCGCGTACGGCTCGGTCGTGCTGGCGGGGGAGACGCTGTACGTCACGGCGAACCGCAGCGCCGGCCGCAGCCGCACGTTCCGGGTCGCCCGGGACGGCTCCGAGCCGGTCACCGAGGTGTCCGCCGGGGCGCCGCTGTCCGGTTCGGACAGTGCCGGGTGCCTGCGGGCGCCCCCGCTGCCGCCCCCGCCGCCGCCACCTCCTGCTCCGCCGCCGCCCCCACCACCTCCGGCAGTGGCTCCGCTCGTGCCCGCGCCGCCGCCTCCTTCGGTGCCGGACCCGCCGCCGCGACCGGTGACCACGCCGCGCCCGGCGCCGCCGACGGTCCCGCCGCCACCGCCGTCCACCACCAAGCGTCGTCCGGTGACCACGAAGAAGCCGGTGGCGCAGGTGTCCACACAGGAGCGGACCGAGGAGAAGCGCGGGTGGTCGTTCACCGTGCTGGTGCTGATCCTCGGCGCCGGGATCGCGGTGCGGCGGCTGAGCCGGTGA
- a CDS encoding DUF3618 domain-containing protein: MTTKKDTFPHDAEQARLDLELTRQELGETAEALAGKVRETAHTTQRIALGTGAGIGILALVFVIVRRLTARR; the protein is encoded by the coding sequence ATGACCACGAAGAAGGACACCTTCCCGCACGACGCCGAACAGGCGCGGCTCGACCTCGAACTGACCCGTCAGGAGCTCGGCGAGACCGCCGAGGCCCTGGCCGGGAAGGTGCGGGAGACCGCGCACACGACACAGCGGATCGCGCTCGGCACCGGCGCCGGGATCGGGATCCTGGCGCTGGTCTTCGTGATCGTGCGAAGGCTGACCGCCCGGAGGTGA
- a CDS encoding family 2B encapsulin nanocompartment shell protein translates to MTVTLQTFQHTETRLSLGTAAARKLASTTKSVPQNQAVTSRWLLSLLPWEETEAGTYRVNRRLTCVAGQGRVAFTVEAGRVRVVPASLAELPLFRGFGDQLVLTALADRFEQREYRAGETIVTAGAPTGEALLVAHGKVTKVGRGDYGDPVTLGVLADGDYLGQQVLAESPERWAYGVRAETPVTVLALPQREVLALLDTSPELRSHVDGLRRSSQLAQNKHGEANIELASGHTGEPALPATFVDYDLSPREYELGVAQTVLRVHTRVADLYNQPMDQTQQQLRVTLEALRERQESELLNNAEFGLLNNVDLSQRLHTRTGPPTPDDLDELLCRRRKTKLFLAHPKAIAAFGRQCSARGIATERTEVDGHVVSTWRGVPIFPSDKIPVSRTGTTSILAMRTGVDSQGVIGLRQTGLPDEVEPGVTVRFMGIDPRAIVSYLVTAYFSVAVLVPDALGVLEHVEVGR, encoded by the coding sequence TTGACCGTAACCCTGCAGACCTTCCAGCACACCGAAACCCGGCTGAGCCTGGGCACGGCGGCGGCCCGCAAACTGGCCAGCACCACCAAGTCCGTGCCGCAGAACCAGGCGGTCACCAGCCGGTGGCTGCTGAGCCTGCTGCCGTGGGAGGAGACCGAAGCGGGCACCTACCGGGTCAACCGTCGGCTGACGTGCGTCGCCGGGCAGGGCCGGGTGGCGTTCACCGTCGAGGCGGGCCGCGTCCGGGTGGTGCCGGCCAGCCTGGCCGAACTGCCGTTGTTCCGCGGTTTCGGCGACCAGCTCGTCCTGACCGCGCTGGCCGACCGGTTCGAGCAGCGCGAGTACCGGGCCGGGGAAACGATCGTCACCGCGGGCGCGCCGACCGGCGAGGCGCTGCTCGTCGCGCACGGCAAGGTGACCAAGGTCGGCCGCGGCGACTACGGCGACCCGGTGACGCTCGGGGTGCTCGCCGACGGCGACTACCTCGGGCAGCAGGTGCTCGCCGAGTCGCCGGAGCGGTGGGCGTACGGCGTCCGGGCGGAGACGCCGGTGACCGTGCTCGCCCTGCCGCAGCGGGAAGTGCTGGCTTTGCTGGACACCTCCCCGGAGCTTCGGTCGCATGTGGACGGGCTGCGGCGGAGTTCGCAGCTGGCGCAGAACAAGCACGGCGAGGCGAACATCGAGCTGGCGTCCGGGCACACCGGCGAACCCGCGCTGCCGGCCACGTTCGTCGACTACGACCTCAGCCCCCGCGAGTACGAACTCGGGGTGGCGCAGACGGTCCTGCGGGTGCACACCCGCGTGGCCGACCTCTACAACCAGCCGATGGACCAGACGCAGCAGCAGTTGCGGGTGACGCTGGAGGCGCTGCGCGAGCGGCAGGAGTCCGAGCTGCTCAACAACGCCGAGTTCGGCTTGCTCAACAACGTCGATCTCAGCCAGCGCCTGCACACCCGCACCGGGCCGCCCACCCCGGACGACCTGGACGAGCTGTTGTGCCGCCGCCGCAAGACGAAGCTGTTCCTGGCGCACCCCAAGGCGATCGCGGCGTTCGGGCGGCAGTGCTCGGCGCGCGGGATCGCGACGGAGCGCACCGAAGTGGACGGTCATGTGGTGTCCACCTGGCGCGGGGTGCCGATCTTTCCCAGCGACAAGATCCCGGTGTCGCGGACCGGGACGACGTCGATCCTCGCGATGCGGACCGGTGTGGACAGCCAGGGCGTGATCGGGCTGCGCCAGACCGGGCTGCCGGACGAGGTCGAGCCCGGCGTGACCGTGCGGTTCATGGGGATCGACCCGCGCGCCATCGTGTCCTACCTCGTCACGGCGTACTTCTCGGTCGCGGTGCTGGTGCCGGACGCGCTGGGCGTGCTCGAGCACGTGGAGGTCGGACGGTGA
- a CDS encoding TetR/AcrR family transcriptional regulator, protein MPTGVHIRDARQQLFDAAERVLLRDGAAALTSRAVTTEAGVAKGVLHRHFTDFDAFLAELVQDRVRRIGDHSAILRASAGTGTVTGNLTAALTELFDPVAVGIVGLVVFRDELRARLGRGIPVLADAAAMLAGYLTEERAQGRIAADADVDSLALVLIGAGHLLFADRAHRPAAGEVGRVVETVVADVVQRRLL, encoded by the coding sequence ATGCCAACCGGGGTGCACATCCGCGACGCGCGCCAGCAGCTGTTCGACGCCGCCGAGCGCGTTCTGCTCCGCGACGGCGCGGCCGCGCTCACCAGCCGCGCCGTCACCACCGAAGCGGGCGTCGCCAAGGGCGTGCTGCACCGGCACTTCACCGACTTCGACGCCTTCCTCGCCGAGCTCGTCCAGGACCGCGTACGCCGCATCGGGGACCACAGCGCCATCCTGCGCGCGTCGGCGGGCACCGGCACCGTCACCGGCAACCTCACCGCGGCCCTGACCGAGCTGTTCGACCCGGTCGCCGTCGGCATCGTCGGGCTCGTCGTCTTCCGCGACGAGCTGCGAGCCCGGCTCGGGCGCGGCATCCCGGTCCTCGCCGACGCGGCGGCCATGCTCGCCGGTTACCTGACCGAGGAACGCGCGCAGGGCCGCATCGCCGCCGACGCCGACGTGGACTCGCTCGCACTCGTCCTGATCGGCGCCGGCCACCTGCTCTTCGCCGACCGCGCGCACCGCCCGGCGGCCGGGGAGGTCGGCCGGGTCGTGGAGACCGTCGTCGCGGACGTCGTGCAGCGCCGCCTGCTCTGA
- a CDS encoding phage holin family protein, translating to MTESTGRGSTAVDDRSIGQLVQDMSQQVQRLVRDEMRLAAEELRRKGKRAGTGAGLAGAAGMLALFGAATLVAAAVLALALVVPGWAAALIVGGALLLIGGVAGLAGKKQLSAAVPPVPQEAASGVPKDVAALREGVRR from the coding sequence ATGACTGAGAGCACGGGCCGCGGCTCGACCGCGGTCGACGACCGCTCGATCGGGCAGCTCGTCCAGGACATGTCGCAGCAGGTCCAGCGGCTGGTCCGGGACGAGATGCGGCTGGCGGCCGAGGAGCTGCGGCGGAAGGGCAAGCGCGCCGGGACCGGCGCGGGCCTGGCCGGCGCGGCCGGGATGCTCGCGCTGTTCGGGGCGGCGACGCTGGTCGCCGCCGCGGTGCTGGCGCTGGCCCTGGTGGTGCCCGGGTGGGCCGCCGCGCTGATCGTCGGCGGCGCGCTGCTGCTGATCGGCGGGGTGGCCGGGCTGGCAGGCAAGAAGCAGCTGTCGGCGGCGGTGCCGCCGGTGCCGCAGGAGGCGGCGTCCGGGGTGCCCAAGGACGTGGCGGCCCTGCGGGAGGGGGTGCGCCGATGA
- a CDS encoding 4-hydroxy-3-methylbut-2-enyl diphosphate reductase has translation MSFTAAQSILAAHHPGRPAPGEVLVADELLWADRPSVRCPGAGLLEGELRRRGIATARGPLYVDTDHAAAVALRAVLPAARGPAGLGVAATGQASSTLAAAVSAAMASVLAVAGRPRSVLLAAPRSFCAGVERAIEIVERLLAQRGGPIYVRKEIVHNRHVVGDLRARGAVFVDELDAVPRGGTVVFSAHGVSPAVRAEADRRRLKVVDATCPLVTKVHAEARRFAGQGDTVLLIGHAGHEEVEGTLGEAPERTVLVQSVEEARRVRVPDPDRVTYLTQTTLSVDETADVLAELRRRFPALRGPASDDICYATTNRQDALRSVARDSDLVLVVGSRNSSNSLRLVELAERAGTPAHLIDDARDVRPEWLSGVERIGLTAGASAPPGLVDSVVAALGGLGPLTVGERETTRETIHFTLPTAVRRKP, from the coding sequence ATGTCGTTCACCGCAGCGCAGAGCATCCTCGCCGCGCATCATCCGGGCCGGCCGGCTCCCGGGGAGGTCCTCGTCGCCGACGAGTTGCTCTGGGCGGACCGCCCGTCGGTCCGCTGTCCCGGCGCGGGGCTGCTCGAAGGCGAGCTCCGGCGCCGCGGGATCGCCACCGCCCGCGGGCCCCTCTACGTCGACACCGACCACGCCGCCGCGGTCGCCCTGCGTGCCGTGCTCCCCGCGGCCCGCGGGCCGGCCGGGCTGGGCGTCGCCGCCACCGGGCAGGCCTCCTCCACACTCGCGGCCGCCGTGAGCGCCGCGATGGCCTCGGTGCTCGCCGTCGCCGGGCGGCCCCGCTCGGTGCTGCTCGCCGCGCCGCGATCGTTCTGCGCGGGCGTCGAACGGGCCATCGAGATCGTCGAACGCCTCCTCGCCCAGCGCGGCGGTCCGATCTATGTGCGCAAGGAGATCGTGCACAACCGCCACGTCGTCGGCGACCTCCGCGCGCGGGGCGCGGTGTTCGTCGACGAACTGGACGCCGTGCCGCGGGGAGGGACCGTCGTGTTCTCCGCGCATGGCGTCTCCCCCGCCGTGCGCGCCGAGGCGGACCGCCGCCGTCTCAAGGTCGTCGACGCCACCTGCCCACTCGTCACCAAGGTGCACGCCGAGGCGCGCCGCTTCGCCGGGCAGGGCGACACCGTCCTGCTGATCGGGCACGCCGGGCACGAGGAGGTCGAGGGCACCCTCGGCGAGGCGCCCGAGCGGACCGTGCTCGTGCAGTCGGTCGAGGAGGCCCGCCGGGTGCGGGTGCCGGACCCGGACCGCGTCACCTACCTGACCCAGACCACTCTCAGCGTCGACGAGACCGCCGACGTGCTCGCCGAGCTGCGACGGCGCTTCCCCGCGTTGCGCGGCCCGGCCTCCGATGACATCTGCTACGCCACCACCAACCGGCAGGACGCGCTGCGCTCGGTCGCCAGGGACAGCGACCTGGTGCTGGTGGTGGGGTCGCGGAACTCGTCGAACTCGCTGCGCCTCGTCGAACTCGCCGAGCGGGCGGGCACGCCGGCCCACCTGATCGACGACGCGCGGGACGTGCGGCCCGAATGGCTGTCCGGGGTGGAGCGGATCGGGCTCACCGCGGGCGCGTCGGCGCCGCCGGGGCTGGTCGACTCCGTGGTCGCCGCGCTCGGCGGCCTCGGCCCGCTCACCGTCGGCGAACGGGAGACCACCCGCGAGACCATCCACTTCACGCTGCCGACGGCCGTGCGGAGGAAGCCTTGA
- a CDS encoding nuclear transport factor 2 family protein, whose amino-acid sequence MDAREFADDWAKAWNAHDLDALLAHFTDDVVFTSPVAAQLTGTAVIRGKDALRAYWSEGLRRIPDLRFEVVGVYSGVDTVVINYRNQKGGLVNEVLHFDGPLVREGHGTYLGDDTNPAGAKD is encoded by the coding sequence ATGGACGCCCGCGAATTCGCCGACGACTGGGCCAAGGCCTGGAACGCACACGACCTCGACGCGCTGCTGGCGCACTTCACCGACGACGTCGTGTTCACCTCACCGGTCGCCGCGCAGCTGACCGGCACCGCGGTGATCCGCGGCAAGGACGCACTGCGCGCCTACTGGAGCGAAGGCCTGCGCCGCATCCCGGACCTGCGCTTCGAGGTGGTCGGCGTGTACTCCGGTGTGGACACCGTGGTCATCAACTACCGCAACCAGAAGGGCGGCCTGGTCAACGAGGTGCTGCACTTCGACGGCCCACTGGTCCGCGAAGGCCACGGAACCTACCTCGGCGACGACACCAACCCGGCCGGAGCGAAGGACTGA
- a CDS encoding class I SAM-dependent methyltransferase: MAESFGIDASRYDRARPPYPDALIKRIAALSPASSTLNGESSAFGDASHHGPVVLDVGCGTGIEARQFRAAGCRVLGVDPDPRMAEFARRGGIDVEVATFEDWDPAGREFDAVVAGQAWHWVAPEAGAAKAAAVLRPGGPLAVFAHVFEPPPAVAEAFAEVFRRVVPDSPFAGQPGGDAVAAYRAGFERFAESFRQTGAFAEPEHWRFDWERTYTRAEWLDLLPTTGGLTRLPAAAQAEILTAVGAAIDDLGGAFTKTFTTLAVVAVRT, from the coding sequence ATGGCCGAATCATTCGGGATCGACGCGAGCCGCTACGACCGCGCCCGGCCGCCCTACCCGGACGCGCTGATCAAGCGCATCGCCGCACTCAGCCCCGCGAGTTCCACGCTCAACGGGGAGAGTTCCGCGTTCGGGGACGCCTCGCACCACGGGCCGGTGGTCCTGGACGTCGGCTGCGGCACCGGCATCGAGGCCCGGCAGTTCCGGGCGGCGGGCTGCCGCGTGCTCGGGGTCGACCCGGATCCGCGGATGGCGGAGTTCGCGCGCCGCGGCGGGATCGACGTCGAGGTCGCGACCTTCGAGGACTGGGATCCGGCAGGCCGCGAGTTCGACGCGGTGGTGGCGGGGCAGGCGTGGCACTGGGTGGCGCCGGAGGCGGGCGCGGCGAAGGCGGCGGCGGTGCTGCGGCCGGGCGGGCCGCTGGCGGTGTTCGCGCATGTCTTCGAACCGCCGCCCGCGGTGGCGGAGGCGTTCGCCGAGGTGTTCCGCCGGGTGGTGCCCGATTCGCCGTTCGCCGGGCAACCGGGCGGCGACGCGGTGGCGGCCTACCGCGCCGGCTTCGAGCGGTTCGCCGAATCCTTCCGGCAGACCGGGGCGTTCGCCGAACCGGAGCACTGGCGGTTCGACTGGGAACGCACCTACACCCGCGCGGAGTGGCTGGACCTGCTCCCGACGACCGGCGGCCTGACCCGCCTGCCCGCCGCCGCGCAGGCGGAAATCCTGACCGCGGTCGGCGCGGCGATCGACGACCTCGGCGGTGCGTTCACGAAGACGTTCACCACGCTCGCGGTGGTCGCCGTGCGCACCTGA
- a CDS encoding family 2B encapsulin nanocompartment shell protein translates to MTVTDPAVPALDSGSQQQSLSTRAARNLATTTKSVPQMQAITSRWLLRLLPWVEASGGAYRVNRRLSYAVGDGRVTFVTTAGNIEVIPAELGELPILRGFDDQEVLAALASRFEQREYEPGDVIVEFGSASDQAFLIAHGKVSKVGPGEYGDFTNLGVLANGDHFGDDSLLDDSSIWEYTVKAVTSCTVLVLEQRGFDELVEQSAALREQIELFRARKLSSGNEYGEASIELSSGHEGEPELPGTFVDYEMSPREYELSVAQTVLRVHSRVADLYNQPMNQTEQQLRLTIEALRERQESELLNNKDFGLLHNADVKQRLHTRTGPPTPDDMDELLGAVWKEPAFFLAHPKTIAAFGRECNTRGIYPAGVEFNGHHVPSWRGVPILPSNKIPVSETRTSSILLMRVGEQNQGVIGLHQTGLPDEVEPGLSVRFMGINEKAIISYLVSAYFSAAVLVPDALAVLEKVEIGRES, encoded by the coding sequence GTGACTGTGACCGATCCCGCCGTGCCCGCCCTGGACAGCGGCAGCCAGCAGCAGAGCCTGAGCACCCGGGCCGCGCGGAACCTGGCGACCACGACCAAGTCCGTCCCGCAGATGCAGGCCATCACGTCGCGGTGGCTGTTGCGCCTGCTGCCCTGGGTGGAGGCCTCCGGCGGCGCCTACCGGGTCAACCGGCGGCTGTCCTATGCGGTCGGCGACGGGCGCGTGACGTTCGTGACGACCGCGGGGAACATCGAGGTCATCCCCGCCGAGCTTGGTGAGCTGCCGATCCTGCGCGGCTTCGACGACCAGGAGGTGCTCGCCGCGCTCGCGAGCCGGTTCGAGCAGCGCGAGTACGAGCCCGGCGACGTGATCGTCGAGTTCGGCAGCGCCTCCGACCAGGCCTTCCTCATCGCGCACGGCAAGGTCAGCAAGGTCGGCCCCGGCGAGTACGGCGACTTCACCAACCTCGGCGTGCTGGCCAACGGCGACCACTTCGGCGACGACTCGCTGCTGGACGACTCGAGCATCTGGGAGTACACGGTCAAGGCCGTCACCTCCTGCACGGTGCTGGTGCTCGAACAGCGCGGCTTCGACGAGCTGGTCGAGCAGTCCGCGGCGCTGCGCGAGCAGATCGAGCTGTTCCGCGCCCGGAAACTGTCCAGTGGCAACGAATACGGCGAGGCCAGCATCGAGCTGTCCTCCGGGCACGAAGGCGAGCCGGAGCTGCCCGGCACGTTCGTCGACTACGAGATGTCTCCGCGCGAGTACGAGCTGAGCGTCGCCCAGACCGTCCTGCGCGTGCACAGCCGCGTCGCCGACCTCTACAACCAGCCGATGAACCAGACCGAACAGCAGCTGCGGCTGACCATCGAGGCGCTGCGCGAGCGGCAGGAGTCCGAACTGCTGAACAACAAGGACTTCGGCCTGCTCCACAACGCCGACGTCAAGCAACGCCTGCACACCCGCACCGGCCCGCCGACGCCGGACGACATGGACGAGCTGCTCGGCGCGGTGTGGAAGGAGCCGGCGTTCTTCCTGGCGCACCCGAAGACGATCGCGGCGTTCGGGCGCGAGTGCAACACGCGCGGGATCTACCCGGCCGGCGTGGAGTTCAACGGGCATCACGTGCCGTCCTGGCGCGGCGTGCCGATCCTGCCGTCGAACAAGATCCCGGTGTCGGAGACCCGCACCAGCTCGATCCTGCTGATGCGCGTCGGCGAGCAGAACCAGGGCGTGATCGGCCTGCACCAGACCGGTCTGCCGGACGAGGTCGAGCCCGGCCTGTCGGTGCGGTTCATGGGCATCAACGAGAAGGCGATCATCTCCTACCTGGTGTCGGCGTACTTCTCGGCGGCCGTGCTGGTGCCGGACGCGCTGGCGGTGCTGGAGAAGGTGGAGATCGGCCGCGAGAGCTGA
- a CDS encoding DUF3140 domain-containing protein → MATQSHVDEALWDEFHRVVNMTSRELGDWLRVRSAGTDSEELPDQSGTKTGQHVLEILGKRRTDLTEDDERVMRKVVDRVHAERRDDLEPTAGQENWRHRLMTIGHDPLKGAG, encoded by the coding sequence ATGGCGACGCAGTCGCATGTGGACGAAGCACTGTGGGACGAGTTCCACCGCGTGGTGAACATGACCTCGCGCGAGCTGGGGGACTGGCTGCGGGTCCGCTCGGCCGGCACGGACAGCGAGGAGCTGCCGGACCAGTCGGGCACGAAGACCGGGCAGCACGTCCTGGAGATCCTCGGCAAGCGCCGGACGGACCTCACCGAGGACGACGAGCGCGTGATGCGCAAGGTGGTGGACAGGGTGCACGCCGAACGGCGGGACGACCTGGAGCCGACGGCAGGCCAGGAGAACTGGCGCCACCGGCTGATGACGATCGGGCACGACCCGTTGAAAGGGGCCGGCTGA
- a CDS encoding family 2 encapsulin nanocompartment cargo protein polyprenyl transferase: MTETVAGARTARDLLAWSRGCVDPALRAAVARLPESMRPLVAYHFGWADETGAPASGGGGKAVRPALVLAAARAVGEWGPALPGAVAVELVHNFSLLHDDVMDGDETRRHRPTVWKLFGPGPAILAGDSLLVAASDVLAASGHPAAREALRMLGAAVQDLIEGQGADLAFEQRADVGLDECRLMAEGKTGAVLGCACALGGLLGGGSSEQVAHLRRFGEAAGLAFQMVDDLLGIWGDPAATGKPVFSDLRNRKKSLPVVAALTSGTEAGRELASLYAAPGEPAGVDLVRAARLVDQAGGREWTRTEAAALLERAREHLKAAVPDPRGAAELEALAALLADRDR, from the coding sequence GTGACGGAGACGGTGGCCGGGGCACGGACGGCGCGGGACCTCCTGGCGTGGAGCCGCGGATGCGTGGACCCGGCGTTGCGGGCGGCGGTGGCGCGGCTGCCGGAGTCGATGCGGCCGCTGGTCGCCTACCACTTCGGGTGGGCGGACGAGACGGGCGCGCCGGCGAGCGGGGGCGGCGGCAAGGCGGTGCGGCCGGCGCTGGTGCTGGCGGCGGCGCGGGCGGTCGGCGAGTGGGGGCCGGCGCTGCCCGGCGCGGTCGCCGTCGAGCTGGTGCACAACTTCTCGCTGCTGCACGACGACGTCATGGACGGCGACGAGACGCGGCGGCACCGGCCGACGGTGTGGAAGCTGTTCGGCCCGGGGCCGGCGATCCTGGCCGGGGACAGCCTGCTGGTCGCGGCGTCGGACGTGCTGGCGGCGAGCGGTCACCCGGCGGCGCGGGAGGCGTTGCGGATGCTCGGTGCGGCGGTGCAGGACCTGATCGAGGGCCAGGGCGCGGACCTGGCGTTCGAGCAGCGTGCCGACGTCGGGCTGGACGAGTGCCGTCTGATGGCGGAGGGCAAGACCGGGGCGGTGCTGGGGTGCGCGTGCGCGCTGGGCGGGTTGCTCGGCGGCGGCTCGTCCGAGCAGGTCGCGCACCTGCGGCGGTTCGGGGAGGCGGCCGGGCTGGCGTTCCAGATGGTCGACGACCTGCTCGGGATCTGGGGCGACCCGGCGGCGACCGGGAAGCCGGTGTTCTCGGACCTGCGCAACCGGAAGAAGTCGCTGCCGGTGGTGGCGGCGCTGACGTCGGGGACCGAGGCAGGCCGGGAGCTGGCGTCGCTGTACGCGGCACCGGGTGAGCCGGCCGGGGTGGACCTGGTGCGGGCCGCGCGGCTGGTCGACCAGGCCGGTGGCCGGGAGTGGACCCGCACCGAGGCGGCGGCGCTGCTGGAGCGGGCTCGGGAGCACCTGAAAGCCGCGGTGCCGGACCCGCGAGGCGCCGCGGAGCTGGAGGCGCTGGCGGCGCTGCTCGCGGACCGGGACAGATAA
- a CDS encoding DUF4239 domain-containing protein, with product MNVYVAGSLWVVGAVGLGALIAYLVRRYGLDEGRPDNNDAAGQAFTIVGGLHAAVIAFVLISLFDAASTVRDSSYEESQSLVAASWAADALPEPARTEIRELAAGYADTVVNREWPRMRDGGVLPEEGWDQLDRMRAVVDTADVPGDDDWLTSRKTEVADSLLDVFKERQARLNAVQDNNVGMVVWFVLIGGSVIFVLLPNLFGGTKSLTHVVIVSTLAAATTLLLFAIFQMQNPFAGGSKVGPDAFSQAIERLR from the coding sequence ATGAATGTCTACGTGGCCGGTTCGCTGTGGGTGGTGGGCGCCGTCGGGCTCGGTGCGCTCATCGCTTACCTGGTCCGCCGTTACGGTCTGGACGAGGGCAGGCCGGACAACAACGACGCGGCCGGCCAGGCGTTCACCATCGTCGGCGGCCTGCACGCCGCGGTGATCGCGTTCGTGCTGATCTCGCTGTTCGACGCGGCGAGCACCGTGCGGGACTCCTCCTACGAGGAGTCGCAGAGCCTGGTCGCCGCCTCGTGGGCGGCCGACGCGCTGCCCGAGCCGGCACGCACGGAGATCCGCGAGCTGGCCGCGGGCTACGCGGACACGGTGGTGAACCGCGAGTGGCCGCGCATGCGGGACGGCGGCGTGCTGCCCGAGGAGGGCTGGGACCAGCTGGACCGGATGCGCGCGGTGGTGGACACCGCCGACGTGCCCGGCGACGACGACTGGCTGACCAGCCGCAAGACCGAGGTCGCCGACTCGCTGCTGGACGTGTTCAAGGAACGGCAGGCCCGGCTCAACGCGGTGCAGGACAACAACGTCGGCATGGTGGTGTGGTTCGTGCTGATCGGTGGGAGCGTGATCTTCGTGCTGCTGCCCAACCTGTTCGGCGGCACGAAGTCGCTCACCCACGTCGTGATCGTGTCCACCCTCGCCGCGGCGACGACCCTGCTGCTCTTCGCGATCTTCCAGATGCAGAACCCGTTCGCGGGCGGGTCGAAGGTGGGCCCGGACGCGTTCAGCCAGGCGATCGAGCGGCTGCGGTGA